Genomic segment of Paenibacillus sp. FSL R5-0912:
CCGGGAGACGAGATTCTGATTCCCGAGCCTTGCTATATCTCTTATTCACCGATAACAGCAATTGGCGGCGGGATTCCGGTCGGTATTGAGACCTTCGGAGAGAATAACTTCAAGCTTACGGCGGCTGATCTGGAAGCCAAGATCACCCCGCGCTCCAAGATTCTCATTCTCTGCTATCCGAGCAATCCGACGGGTGCGATTATGAGCCGTGAGGATTGGGAACCGATTGCCAAAGTGGTAGAGAAACATGATCTCATAGTAATTTCCGATGAAATTTATGCTGAATTGACCTATGGAAGCAATCATGTAAGCTTTGCCTCCCTTCCGGGTATGATTGACCGCACCATCCTGGTCAGCGGCTTCTCCAAAGCCTTCGCCATGACCGGCTGGCGGATGGGGTATGCCTGCGGTCACCCGGATCTGATCTCCGCGATGCTGAAGATTCACCAGTACACAGTCATGTGTGCGCCTTCGATGGGCCAGGTGGCTGCTCTGGAGGCATTGACCAACGGAATGGAAGAGAAAGACCGGATGGCGGATTCCTATAATCAGCGGCGCCGGCTGATCGTCAAAGGGTTGCGTGATGCCGGGCTGGACTGCCATGAGCCGCAAGGCGCGTTCTATGCTTTCCCGAGTATTCAGCACACCGGACTGACCTCCGATCAATTCGCCCAGCGCCTGCTTCTGGAATATAAGGTGGCTGCAGTTCCGGGCAGTGTATTCGGTCTGGGCGGTGAAGGGTACCTCCGCTGCTCTTATGCAACCTCGGTATCCCAGCTGAACGAAGCGGTAGAACGAATTGGGGCATTTGTCTCACAACTGGCCCGTGAACGGGGAGAGTAATGTAAGGGTAATGAAGTAAATTGAACTATAGCCGATCACCTTTCTATATGGTATTATTTTACTCTAAGGACAGGAAACACCTGTAATACACTTACATGGAGCTCTTATTCTGGATAGGGCGCAGGGTGCGAGTAGGAAGGCATTCAGAATCAGTACTCGGATATCGCGCAATAATACATTAGGAGGGATGATTGTGCTGAGCGCAGATTATTACTTACCTTCCTATGGCGGGGAATGTAGTTCCGGAAGCGGGAAACATCCTCCCAGGGGTGATGCACATGCACGCAGACTCTCGCTGGAAAATGAAATACAGGTACTCCGCAGCAGAATGGAACAGCTCTTTTTACAGGAGAATTCCTTTACCTCGGATAATGTCATTGCCATCAGCAGCTTACTGGACCTGAAGATTAATGAGTATATGAGAGGCCGCCACCGTAAGAACAATTAACCGGCTGATTTATATTGAAACGGACATTTCCCTTAGGGAGATGTCCGTTTTTTAGTCTGCCTCACAGTTGCACCATCTAGAGGTGATTATGATTAGAGGTGAGTATGATTTTCGTCAGTTGTGGATAAGTCTTTTTGTAACTGGGAGCTGACCGTCTGAAGGACGGAACTATTCTTGTATCAGGAATCCCGCTGACTCCGTTGAAAGTGGGCGGTAGGGTGAATCAAAGGGATAAATCCCTTTGAATACGCCGAACGCCAGGTGGGATGCGGAAATAAGGGGCAAAAGCGCCCCTGAATCGGCCGGAAGCGGGCGGCAGGAGGAAATGAGGGGTAGAAGTGCCCCTGAATCCGCCGGAAGCGGGCGGCAGGAGGAAATGAGGGGCAGAAGTGCCCCTGAATCGGCCGGAAGCGGGCGGCAGGAGGGAATGAGGGGCAGAAGTGCCCCTGAATCCGCCGGAAGCGGGCGGCAGGAGGAAATGAGGGGCAGAAGTGCCCCTGAATCCGCCGGAAGCGGGCGGCAGGAGGAAATGAGGGGCAAAAGTGCCCCTGAATCGGCCGGAAGCGCTTCACAGGTTGCACGCAAAATGAGGAAAGGAGAAGCTCTGGTGAGCAATTTCGCAGGGGACTGCCCCGGAAGTATTCTTAGGAAAGTATTGGGAGGTAGCTTTAAAATCTGCATATGTTGCACAGGCTTCATAAGCCGCATAAGCACCAGATTAATTTACCTGTTAGCATGAGTTGTACTGAATCGAAGAATGATATAAGAATATAATGATAAACGGGTACTTATCATTTGCCCGTGGCAAAGAGTCACCCCTCTTTCGATTTACATAAATATCCTTTCGCAGTAAAATGAATGAACAGTCATTCATTTTGAGGGAGATGGGAATCGTGAGTGATAACAGCAAGAGTGATAACAGCATGAGCGACAACGGCAAATTACTGGAACGTAAATTCATTGAGGGCTTTGAGCAATTGGCTC
This window contains:
- a CDS encoding aspartyl-phosphate phosphatase Spo0E family protein — translated: MLSADYYLPSYGGECSSGSGKHPPRGDAHARRLSLENEIQVLRSRMEQLFLQENSFTSDNVIAISSLLDLKINEYMRGRHRKNN
- a CDS encoding aminotransferase class I/II-fold pyridoxal phosphate-dependent enzyme → MITKSMNSYLAPLVQQIQPSGIRKFFDLAAGSKDIISLGVGEPDFKTPWHVREACVYSLERGFTGYTSNAGMPELRDGIAEYLQTRFAVQYDPANQIIATVGGSEAIDLALRALISPGDEILIPEPCYISYSPITAIGGGIPVGIETFGENNFKLTAADLEAKITPRSKILILCYPSNPTGAIMSREDWEPIAKVVEKHDLIVISDEIYAELTYGSNHVSFASLPGMIDRTILVSGFSKAFAMTGWRMGYACGHPDLISAMLKIHQYTVMCAPSMGQVAALEALTNGMEEKDRMADSYNQRRRLIVKGLRDAGLDCHEPQGAFYAFPSIQHTGLTSDQFAQRLLLEYKVAAVPGSVFGLGGEGYLRCSYATSVSQLNEAVERIGAFVSQLARERGE